In Marinitoga hydrogenitolerans DSM 16785, the following are encoded in one genomic region:
- the yqeK gene encoding bis(5'-nucleosyl)-tetraphosphatase (symmetrical) YqeK gives MEEVIEEIKRILKKMISEYRLKHIMGVTYTAKILADKYGVEENRIELAALGHDLFRDVKPYKFLKIAKVYEIGISYVEKKNPILLHGKIAAEYLKREYNIPEDVYEAIYYHTSGYKHFGIVGKIIFIADSIEPTRKYKNVEYYRDIAFYDINRAYKEILKNKVIYSLERNHFLLSDTVDAWNYSIAQ, from the coding sequence TTGGAAGAAGTAATAGAAGAAATTAAAAGAATATTAAAAAAAATGATTTCTGAATATAGGTTAAAACATATTATGGGAGTAACATATACTGCTAAAATATTAGCAGATAAATATGGTGTTGAAGAAAATAGAATAGAATTAGCAGCATTGGGTCATGATTTATTTAGAGATGTAAAACCATATAAATTTTTAAAAATTGCAAAAGTTTATGAAATAGGGATCTCATATGTCGAAAAGAAGAATCCGATATTATTGCATGGAAAAATTGCTGCTGAATATCTTAAAAGAGAATACAATATACCTGAGGATGTTTATGAAGCAATATATTATCATACCAGTGGATATAAACATTTTGGTATAGTTGGTAAAATTATATTTATTGCCGATTCAATAGAACCTACAAGAAAATATAAAAATGTTGAATATTACAGAGATATAGCTTTTTACGATATTAATAGAGCATACAAGGAAATTTTGAAAAATAAAGTTATTTATTCACTTGAAAGGAATCACTTTTTATTGTCAGATACAGTTGACGCATGGAATTACAGCATAGCACAATGA
- a CDS encoding LCP family protein has translation MKFLMYVIGIIFSLIVVMSMFFPFLNVYAKMEKIPDPYYFLVLGMDTTDVNEKVSRTDSILLVGVSEKKNKILVLPIPRDLLVNIEKETLRINAVYVKYGIEKLQKIIQDIFKVKISDYLIFDYGLFKEIGEIYAPVKIYVPKDMYYEDFHQNLHINFKQGYNYLNGEELLYYARFRYDALGDLGRIQRQKDVLFALMGEAKNSGLSKVLYSIDKVLNRTVNSFDYKKLFSLFLITKKSEINFLSLPIEIVGDYVKINNDQIKYTNKYLVDFEKPLKKEKIWVTLINNMESFKLSFYTITRQRWTNAQGYLIEIVDILPNIDGIDHNKSYLIIKNDKYERKILNEIKNRYSKITFKLIDAKQNPTQYFSIIKFLSDNFYNTLNSDVIILVGSNS, from the coding sequence ATGAAATTTCTAATGTATGTGATAGGCATTATTTTTTCTTTAATTGTAGTGATGTCTATGTTTTTCCCTTTTTTAAATGTTTATGCAAAAATGGAAAAAATACCAGATCCATATTATTTTTTAGTTTTAGGAATGGATACAACAGATGTTAATGAGAAAGTGTCAAGGACTGATTCAATATTATTAGTGGGTGTTAGCGAAAAGAAAAACAAAATTCTTGTTTTACCAATACCAAGAGATTTATTAGTAAACATTGAAAAAGAAACACTTAGAATAAATGCTGTCTATGTGAAGTATGGGATAGAAAAATTACAGAAAATTATTCAAGATATATTTAAAGTAAAAATTTCAGATTATTTGATTTTTGATTATGGACTTTTTAAAGAGATTGGAGAGATATATGCACCAGTAAAAATATATGTTCCAAAAGATATGTATTATGAGGATTTTCATCAAAATTTACATATAAATTTTAAACAGGGATATAATTATTTAAATGGTGAAGAGTTATTGTATTATGCAAGATTTAGATATGATGCATTGGGTGATTTAGGTAGAATACAAAGACAAAAAGATGTTTTATTTGCTTTGATGGGTGAAGCTAAAAATTCAGGGTTGTCAAAAGTTTTATATTCTATAGATAAAGTTTTAAATAGAACAGTAAATTCTTTCGATTATAAAAAGTTGTTTTCACTCTTTTTAATAACAAAAAAGAGTGAGATAAATTTTCTATCTTTACCTATAGAAATTGTAGGTGATTATGTCAAAATAAATAATGATCAAATAAAATACACAAATAAATATTTAGTAGATTTTGAAAAACCATTAAAAAAAGAAAAAATCTGGGTAACATTAATAAATAATATGGAGAGTTTTAAGCTGAGTTTTTATACAATTACAAGGCAAAGATGGACTAATGCTCAAGGATATTTGATAGAAATAGTAGATATATTGCCTAATATTGATGGGATTGATCATAACAAGTCTTACTTAATAATAAAAAATGATAAATATGAAAGAAAAATATTAAATGAAATAAAAAATAGATATAGCAAAATAACTTTTAAATTAATAGACGCAAAACAAAATCCAACACAATATTTTTCAATAATAAAATTTTTAAGTGATAATTTTTATAACACATTAAACTCAGATGTTATTATATTAGTGGGGAGTAACTCATGA
- a CDS encoding ABC transporter permease, whose protein sequence is MKEIILLIKGFLKRNKKHFLFPFLSIFIGVWGMIVVISVIKGFDKALIDSLTSFYPHIIVYDKVDKTIGNERFKMYFSTYQGFFNKSNKRISVSYWEMNDMGYYNKLLIKGNIDGSIIGSVMSKTLNLNPGDTINLFYTDDKNNIRLKRLKITGVFHSGIYFIDSSFIIKKETENFLNYTGIYLNNPKNAKKIKSKYLKEYISSTWEEQNENLAKAVEIDSYFALIITFFVVLMSGFSISNSVMYSIFVRKKEIGILYSMGMEKSKISIIFILESLIVAISGFFIGVFSSSITIFILKKIDLKLPSGIFYIDKIPFYLNINDIIISFIFIIILSFVFSFFSSRKLLSFDPVEVLHNE, encoded by the coding sequence ATGAAAGAGATAATATTATTAATTAAAGGTTTTTTAAAAAGAAATAAAAAACATTTCTTGTTTCCTTTCCTTTCAATATTTATAGGAGTATGGGGAATGATTGTTGTAATCTCTGTTATCAAAGGATTTGATAAAGCTTTAATAGATTCTTTAACATCATTTTATCCTCATATTATCGTATATGATAAAGTTGATAAAACAATAGGTAATGAAAGATTTAAAATGTATTTTTCAACATATCAAGGATTTTTTAATAAAAGTAATAAAAGGATAAGCGTGTCTTATTGGGAAATGAATGATATGGGGTATTATAATAAATTACTTATTAAGGGTAATATAGATGGGAGTATTATTGGAAGTGTTATGTCAAAGACATTAAATTTAAATCCAGGAGATACAATAAATCTCTTTTATACAGATGATAAAAATAATATTAGATTAAAAAGATTAAAAATCACTGGAGTTTTTCATTCTGGAATATATTTTATAGATTCTTCTTTTATAATAAAAAAAGAAACGGAAAATTTTTTAAATTATACAGGGATATATTTGAATAATCCAAAAAACGCAAAAAAAATAAAGAGTAAGTATTTAAAAGAGTACATTTCTTCTACATGGGAAGAACAAAATGAAAATCTTGCTAAGGCTGTAGAAATAGATTCGTATTTTGCTCTAATTATAACCTTTTTTGTTGTTTTAATGAGTGGATTTAGTATTTCGAATTCCGTTATGTATTCTATATTCGTGAGAAAAAAGGAAATAGGAATATTATACTCAATGGGTATGGAGAAAAGTAAAATTTCAATAATCTTTATTTTGGAAAGTTTAATAGTAGCAATAAGTGGTTTTTTTATAGGTGTTTTTTCATCTTCTATTACTATTTTTATATTGAAAAAAATAGATTTGAAATTACCTTCAGGAATATTTTATATAGACAAGATTCCTTTTTATTTAAATATTAATGATATTATTATTAGCTTTATATTTATTATCATTTTATCTTTTGTTTTTTCATTCTTTTCTTCAAGAAAATTGTTATCCTTTGATCCTGTAGAGGTGCTTCATAATGAATAG
- a CDS encoding ABC transporter ATP-binding protein yields MNSLIEISNVSFSYDGKINVLENINLNIEENSYYGIYGHSGSGKSTLLFLIGNLLNPDLGKIEYRFSNIKKNTGFVFQFFNLINELTILENAKLAQYIRNKKENLKEIKQFAEILGISELLNKFPTELSGGEKQRASILRAVVGNVKIILADEPTGSLDMKNKIIVFKLFRDLIKFNKTVIVVSHEKELMDFCDNKILLEDGKIKGES; encoded by the coding sequence ATGAATAGTCTAATAGAAATAAGTAATGTATCGTTTTCATACGATGGTAAAATAAATGTATTGGAAAATATTAATTTAAATATAGAAGAAAATAGTTACTATGGAATCTATGGTCATTCTGGTAGTGGTAAAAGTACATTATTATTTTTAATAGGAAATCTATTGAATCCTGATTTAGGTAAAATTGAATATCGATTCAGTAATATAAAGAAAAATACAGGTTTTGTATTTCAGTTTTTTAATTTAATAAATGAATTAACAATTTTAGAAAATGCTAAATTAGCTCAATATATTAGAAATAAAAAGGAAAATTTAAAAGAAATAAAGCAATTTGCTGAAATATTAGGAATTAGTGAATTATTAAATAAATTTCCTACAGAATTATCAGGTGGAGAGAAACAAAGAGCCAGCATTTTGAGAGCAGTGGTTGGCAATGTTAAAATTATTTTAGCTGATGAGCCAACAGGTAGTTTAGATATGAAAAACAAAATAATAGTGTTTAAATTATTTAGAGATTTGATTAAATTTAATAAAACGGTTATTGTTGTATCACATGAAAAAGAATTAATGGATTTTTGTGATAATAAAATTTTGCTAGAAGATGGCAAAATAAAGGGGGAATCTTAA
- the ndk gene encoding nucleoside-diphosphate kinase, whose protein sequence is MEREFLFLKPNTVRRGLIGEVISRLERRGIKIIALKMIWVTKEQAEELYQEHKGKSFYNDLIDFVLSGPVVVMILEGPRVIEMVRHIIGNTDPLKASPGSIRGEFGMSVTKNIVHASDSLESAKREMKIFFSENEILNYRLDVQHDL, encoded by the coding sequence ATGGAAAGAGAATTTTTATTTTTAAAGCCAAATACTGTTAGAAGAGGATTAATCGGTGAAGTAATAAGTAGATTGGAAAGAAGAGGAATAAAAATTATAGCGTTGAAAATGATTTGGGTAACAAAAGAGCAAGCAGAAGAATTATATCAAGAGCATAAAGGAAAATCGTTTTATAATGATCTAATAGATTTTGTTCTTTCTGGTCCAGTTGTTGTAATGATTTTAGAAGGACCTAGAGTTATAGAAATGGTAAGGCATATCATCGGAAACACAGATCCACTAAAAGCTTCACCAGGAAGTATTAGGGGAGAGTTTGGTATGAGTGTTACCAAAAATATTGTTCATGCATCTGATTCTCTAGAGAGCGCAAAAAGAGAAATGAAGATATTTTTTTCAGAAAATGAAATTCTAAATTATAGATTGGATGTGCAACACGATTTATGA